A genomic window from Streptomyces sp. NBC_01429 includes:
- a CDS encoding RNA polymerase sigma factor SigF, with protein sequence MEETMSPRLDETRTPNAPSATTSAPSETDVTLPPAGAEGPGIESQADGLEDLPEIPPFDEVGAVDARALSKTLFARLEALEEGTHEHAYVRNTLVELNLALVKFAASRFRSRSEPMEDIVQVGTIGLIKAIDRFELSRGVEFPTFAMPTIVGEIKRFFRDTSWSVRVPRRLQELRLDLAKAGDELAQQLDRAPTVGELAARLGLTNEEVVEGMTASNAYTASSLDAQPEDDDSEGALADRIGYEDHGIEGIEYVESLKPLIASLPSRDRKILSLRFVANMTQSEIGEELNISQMHVSRLLSRTLNKLRKGLTLEE encoded by the coding sequence ATGGAGGAGACCATGTCACCCCGGCTCGACGAAACGCGTACCCCGAACGCGCCGTCGGCAACTACGTCCGCACCTTCCGAGACCGACGTCACACTCCCGCCGGCCGGCGCCGAGGGCCCGGGCATCGAGAGCCAGGCCGACGGCCTGGAGGACCTGCCCGAGATCCCGCCCTTCGACGAAGTGGGCGCAGTGGATGCCCGGGCCCTGTCGAAGACTCTCTTCGCCCGTCTCGAAGCCCTCGAAGAGGGCACGCACGAGCACGCGTACGTCCGCAACACCCTGGTCGAGCTGAACCTCGCGCTGGTGAAGTTCGCGGCCTCCCGGTTCCGCTCCCGCAGCGAGCCGATGGAGGACATCGTCCAGGTCGGCACGATCGGACTGATCAAGGCCATCGACCGCTTCGAGCTGAGCAGGGGCGTCGAGTTCCCCACCTTCGCGATGCCGACCATCGTCGGCGAGATCAAGCGTTTCTTCCGCGACACGTCGTGGTCGGTACGCGTCCCGCGCAGGCTCCAGGAACTCCGCCTCGACCTCGCCAAGGCGGGCGACGAGCTGGCGCAGCAGCTGGACCGCGCGCCGACCGTCGGAGAACTCGCGGCGCGCCTCGGCCTCACCAACGAGGAAGTCGTCGAGGGGATGACGGCGAGCAACGCGTACACCGCCAGCTCCCTGGACGCCCAGCCCGAGGACGACGACAGCGAGGGAGCGCTCGCGGACCGGATCGGGTACGAGGACCACGGCATCGAGGGCATCGAGTACGTCGAGTCGCTCAAGCCGCTGATCGCGAGCCTGCCGTCGCGGGACCGCAAGATCCTCTCCTTGCGTTTCGTCGCCAATATGACGCAGTCGGAGATCGGCGAGGAGCTGAACATCTCGCAGATGCACGTCTCCCGGCTCCTCTCGCGCACGCTGAACAAGCTGCGCAAGGGTCTGACGCTGGAGGAATGA
- a CDS encoding STAS domain-containing protein: MDRQTVGSANRGRLQVAVRTEGRSEVVTAAGELDHHTAELLRAPLDDALEQGRVRLVIDCSQLEFCDSTGLNVLLGARLKADAAGGGVHLAGMLPVVARVFEITGADAVFTVHGSLEEALVD; the protein is encoded by the coding sequence ATGGACCGCCAGACGGTCGGCAGTGCGAACCGGGGCCGGCTCCAGGTCGCGGTTCGGACCGAGGGCCGGAGCGAGGTAGTGACGGCGGCCGGTGAGTTGGATCACCATACGGCCGAGCTGTTGCGGGCTCCTCTGGACGACGCGCTCGAACAGGGCCGGGTACGCCTGGTGATCGACTGCTCGCAGCTTGAGTTCTGCGATTCCACCGGACTCAACGTGCTGCTCGGCGCCCGCCTGAAAGCGGACGCGGCAGGCGGAGGGGTCCACTTGGCGGGCATGCTTCCCGTGGTCGCGAGGGTTTTCGAGATCACCGGGGCGGACGCGGTTTTCACCGTCCACGGCTCGCTGGAAGAAGCCCTCGTCGACTGA
- a CDS encoding ATP-binding protein, whose protein sequence is MSTTRQPPPGDLGPEPDEAGPRPATSDARVRTLVLSGASGVVPLARDFTRQALYDWGWLPAATADRRAAAEDVLLVVSELVTNACLHAEGPEGLRVSYGTKALRLEVSDRGTGQPAPRTPHRAGRPGGHGMFIVQRLCLDWGVVRTPDAAGKTVWAELAAPA, encoded by the coding sequence ATGAGCACCACCCGGCAGCCTCCGCCGGGCGACCTCGGACCCGAGCCGGACGAGGCGGGCCCCCGTCCCGCGACGTCCGACGCGCGGGTACGGACGCTCGTGCTGTCCGGTGCCAGCGGCGTCGTCCCGCTCGCACGCGACTTCACCCGCCAGGCGCTGTACGACTGGGGCTGGCTCCCGGCCGCCACCGCCGACCGGCGGGCCGCGGCTGAGGACGTCCTGCTGGTCGTCTCCGAGCTGGTCACCAACGCCTGCCTGCACGCCGAGGGCCCCGAAGGGCTGCGCGTCTCGTACGGCACCAAGGCGCTGCGCCTAGAGGTCAGCGACCGGGGTACGGGACAGCCCGCGCCGCGCACCCCGCACCGCGCGGGCCGGCCCGGCGGCCACGGCATGTTCATCGTCCAGCGGCTCTGCCTCGACTGGGGCGTGGTCAGGACCCCGGACGCGGCCGGCAAAACCGTCTGGGCGGAACTGGCCGCCCCCGCCTGA
- a CDS encoding peptide MFS transporter codes for MASSLTKDSPSAPAGPEKTFFGHPRGLATLFMTEMWERFSFYGMRALLTIYLISGGPDASKGLQGGGLGMDLATTTAIYSIYLSMVYLLAMPGGWLGDRVWGPRKTVTIAACTIMVGHLTLALPGSGTFFAGLALVALGSGLLKANISTMVGQLYDGPDDPRRDGGFTIFYMGINIGAFFAPLVIGTVGETYSWHLGFALAAVGMGIGLVTFLFGTRHLNPASSRVPTPLSREERISWLRKGMTWLLIAAVFYGVVVLSGHFTLNWAMVPLTVAGVVIPAGVLIRIKRDKDLSATEQTKMSGYIWFFVAAAVFWMIYDQGGSTLQAFGTTKAATELFGVGFPTSWYQSLNPVFIMALAPVMAWMWLWLNRRGQEPTTVVKFAAGLVLVGVSFFFFLIPLLMAGGGTLVSPMWLVGIYLIQTVGELCVSPVGLSVTTKMAPAKYASQMMGVWFLAVTAGDSVTGLLSIAGVDLGKSGVVGLEALLATLAGVAVYMYRKKVRALMGDIH; via the coding sequence ATGGCGTCCAGCCTGACGAAGGACTCGCCCAGCGCCCCCGCCGGACCCGAGAAGACCTTCTTCGGCCACCCCCGCGGACTGGCCACCCTCTTCATGACCGAGATGTGGGAGCGCTTCAGCTTCTACGGCATGAGGGCCCTGCTCACCATCTACCTGATCTCCGGCGGCCCCGATGCCTCGAAGGGGCTTCAGGGCGGCGGGCTGGGGATGGACCTGGCCACCACCACGGCCATCTACTCCATCTATCTCTCGATGGTCTATCTGCTGGCCATGCCGGGCGGCTGGCTGGGCGACCGGGTGTGGGGGCCGCGCAAGACCGTCACGATCGCGGCCTGCACGATCATGGTGGGACATCTGACGCTGGCCCTGCCGGGCTCGGGGACCTTCTTCGCCGGTCTGGCGCTGGTGGCGCTCGGCTCCGGCCTGCTGAAGGCCAACATCTCCACGATGGTCGGGCAGCTCTACGACGGTCCCGACGACCCGCGCCGGGACGGCGGCTTCACCATCTTCTACATGGGCATCAACATCGGTGCCTTCTTCGCCCCGCTGGTCATCGGCACGGTCGGCGAGACGTACAGCTGGCATCTGGGCTTCGCCCTCGCGGCGGTCGGGATGGGGATCGGCCTGGTCACCTTCCTGTTCGGTACGCGCCACCTGAACCCGGCGAGCAGCCGCGTCCCCACCCCGCTCTCCCGCGAGGAGCGGATCTCCTGGCTGCGCAAGGGCATGACCTGGCTGCTGATCGCCGCCGTCTTCTACGGTGTCGTCGTGCTGAGCGGTCACTTCACCCTCAACTGGGCGATGGTGCCGCTGACCGTGGCGGGCGTCGTCATCCCGGCCGGGGTGCTGATCCGGATCAAGCGCGACAAGGACCTCTCGGCGACCGAGCAGACCAAGATGTCCGGGTACATCTGGTTCTTCGTCGCCGCCGCGGTCTTCTGGATGATCTACGACCAGGGCGGCTCCACGCTCCAGGCGTTCGGTACGACGAAGGCGGCGACCGAGCTGTTCGGCGTCGGTTTCCCGACCTCCTGGTACCAGTCGCTGAACCCGGTGTTCATCATGGCGCTGGCGCCGGTGATGGCCTGGATGTGGCTGTGGCTGAACCGAAGGGGCCAGGAGCCCACGACGGTGGTGAAGTTCGCGGCCGGGCTGGTCCTGGTCGGCGTCTCGTTCTTCTTCTTCCTGATCCCGCTGCTGATGGCGGGCGGCGGCACGCTGGTGAGCCCGATGTGGCTGGTGGGGATCTATCTGATCCAGACCGTCGGCGAGCTGTGCGTGTCGCCGGTGGGGCTGTCGGTGACCACGAAGATGGCGCCGGCGAAGTACGCGAGCCAGATGATGGGCGTCTGGTTCCTCGCGGTCACGGCGGGCGACTCGGTGACGGGGCTGCTCTCGATCGCCGGTGTCGACCTGGGCAAGTCGGGCGTGGTGGGGCTGGAAGCGCTCCTGGCGACGCTGGCGGGGGTGGCGGTGTACATGTACCGGAAGAAGGTCAGGGCGCTGATGGGCGACATTCACTGA
- a CDS encoding response regulator transcription factor — translation MTRVLLAEDDASISEPLARALRREGYEVEVREDGPTALDAGLQGGIDLVVLDLGLPGMDGLEVARRLRAEGHAIPILVLTARADEVDTVVGLDAGADDYVTKPFRLAELLARVRALLRRGAADTGPAPATHGVRIDVESHRAWMGDEELQLTAKEFDLLRVLVRDAGRVVTRDQLMREVWDTTWWSSTKTLDMHISWLRKKLGDDAANPRYIATVRGVGFRFEKS, via the coding sequence ATGACCCGTGTACTGCTCGCCGAGGACGACGCTTCCATCTCGGAGCCGCTGGCCCGCGCCCTGCGACGGGAGGGTTACGAGGTCGAGGTCCGCGAAGACGGCCCGACCGCGCTGGACGCTGGACTCCAGGGCGGGATCGACCTGGTGGTCCTCGACCTGGGGCTGCCCGGAATGGACGGCCTCGAAGTCGCCCGCCGACTGCGCGCCGAGGGCCACGCCATCCCGATCCTGGTGCTGACCGCCCGCGCCGACGAGGTCGACACCGTCGTCGGACTGGACGCCGGCGCCGACGACTACGTGACCAAGCCGTTCCGGCTCGCCGAGCTGCTGGCGCGCGTACGGGCCCTGCTGCGGCGCGGCGCCGCGGACACCGGCCCCGCCCCCGCCACGCACGGCGTGCGGATCGACGTCGAGTCGCACCGCGCCTGGATGGGCGACGAGGAGCTCCAGCTCACCGCCAAGGAGTTCGACCTGCTGCGGGTGCTGGTCCGGGACGCCGGCCGGGTCGTCACCCGTGACCAGCTGATGCGCGAGGTCTGGGACACCACCTGGTGGTCCTCGACCAAGACCCTCGACATGCACATCTCCTGGCTGCGCAAGAAACTCGGTGACGACGCCGCCAACCCGCGCTACATCGCGACGGTACGGGGCGTCGGCTTCCGGTTCGAGAAGAGCTAG
- a CDS encoding ATP-binding protein, whose protein sequence is MRRRLISSTLAVVLIVIAVFGVSLVIVETRTISASAQESVDSEALRLVSIVDSRLLGGDRVNAKVLSEQVAKKRYARIQIPGRDTVEIGERPTGSVLRGQARGEEGETVTVEETRSSVTREVGRTLLIIGAVALLAVIAAALLAVRQANRLASPLTDLAETAERLGSGDPRPRHRRYAVPELDRVADVLDSSAERIARMLTAERRLAADASHQLRTPLTALSMRLEEISVTDDLDTVKEEATIALTQVERLTDVVERLLTNARDPRTGSAVAFDLDEVVKQQIEEWRPAYRSAGRAIVCSGRPGMRAVATPGAVAQVLAALIENSLMHGGGTVALRTRVTGNQAVIEVTDEGPGVPADLGARIFERTISGRNSTGIGLAVARDLAEADGGRLELLQQQPPVFALFLSREARTRKSAEDPRPPVR, encoded by the coding sequence GTGCGCCGTCGCCTGATCAGCTCCACGCTCGCCGTGGTGCTCATCGTCATCGCCGTGTTCGGGGTGTCGCTCGTCATCGTCGAGACCCGCACGATCAGCGCCAGTGCCCAGGAGAGCGTGGACTCCGAGGCGCTGCGCCTCGTCAGCATCGTCGACAGCCGACTGCTCGGCGGCGACCGCGTCAACGCCAAGGTGCTCTCCGAGCAGGTGGCGAAGAAGCGGTACGCCCGCATCCAGATCCCCGGCCGCGACACCGTCGAGATCGGCGAGCGCCCCACCGGCAGCGTCCTGCGCGGCCAGGCCAGGGGCGAGGAGGGCGAGACCGTCACGGTCGAGGAGACCCGCTCCTCCGTCACCCGCGAGGTCGGCCGCACCCTGCTGATCATCGGCGCGGTCGCGCTGCTCGCCGTGATCGCCGCCGCGCTGCTGGCCGTACGGCAGGCCAACCGGCTCGCCTCGCCGCTCACCGACCTCGCGGAGACCGCGGAGCGCCTCGGCTCCGGCGATCCGCGCCCCCGCCACCGGCGCTATGCCGTCCCCGAGCTGGACCGGGTCGCCGACGTGCTCGACTCCAGCGCCGAGCGGATCGCCCGGATGCTCACCGCCGAGCGGCGGCTCGCCGCGGACGCCTCGCATCAGCTGCGTACCCCGCTGACCGCGCTGTCCATGCGGCTGGAGGAGATCTCCGTGACCGACGACCTGGACACGGTGAAGGAAGAGGCGACGATCGCGCTGACGCAGGTGGAGCGGCTGACCGATGTGGTCGAACGGCTGCTCACCAACGCCCGCGACCCGCGTACCGGCTCCGCCGTCGCCTTCGACCTCGACGAGGTCGTCAAGCAGCAGATCGAGGAGTGGCGGCCCGCCTACCGCAGCGCCGGCCGCGCCATCGTCTGCTCGGGCCGGCCGGGGATGCGCGCCGTCGCGACCCCCGGCGCCGTCGCCCAGGTCCTCGCGGCGCTGATCGAGAACTCGCTGATGCACGGCGGCGGTACGGTCGCGCTGCGCACCCGGGTCACCGGGAACCAGGCCGTCATCGAGGTGACCGACGAGGGGCCCGGTGTACCGGCCGACCTCGGGGCACGGATCTTCGAGCGCACCATCAGCGGCCGCAACTCCACCGGCATCGGCCTCGCCGTGGCGCGCGACCTGGCGGAGGCGGACGGCGGACGGCTCGAACTGCTCCAGCAGCAGCCGCCGGTCTTCGCGCTGTTCCTCAGCCGGGAGGCCCGTACCCGCAAGTCGGCGGAGGACCCGCGGCCCCCGGTCCGCTGA
- a CDS encoding GtrA family protein — MSESGALRVRLDRLMREAVKFGAVGGAGLLVNLLVFNLVRHTTSLPVVRASILATVVAIAFNYVGFRYFTYRDRDKSGRTKELTLFLLFSVVGLVIENGILYAATYGFGWDSPLQSNVFKFIGIGIATLFRFWSYRTWVFRARPAADGEDRAEPVRVR, encoded by the coding sequence ATGAGCGAAAGCGGCGCACTCCGTGTGCGACTGGACCGGCTCATGCGCGAGGCGGTCAAGTTCGGCGCGGTGGGCGGCGCGGGGCTGCTGGTCAACCTCCTCGTCTTCAACCTCGTACGGCACACCACCTCACTGCCCGTGGTGCGGGCGAGCATCCTGGCCACCGTCGTCGCGATCGCCTTCAACTACGTGGGCTTCCGCTACTTCACCTACCGGGACCGCGACAAGAGCGGGCGCACCAAGGAGCTGACGCTGTTCCTGCTGTTCAGCGTGGTCGGCCTGGTGATCGAGAACGGCATTCTGTACGCCGCGACGTACGGGTTCGGCTGGGACTCCCCGCTCCAGAGCAACGTCTTCAAGTTCATCGGCATCGGCATCGCGACGCTCTTCCGCTTCTGGTCGTACCGCACCTGGGTGTTCCGGGCGCGGCCCGCTGCGGACGGGGAGGACCGGGCCGAGCCGGTACGGGTGCGCTGA
- a CDS encoding 5-(carboxyamino)imidazole ribonucleotide synthase, producing MTFPVVGMVGGGQLARMTHEAGIPLGLRFKLLSDTPQDSAAQVVNDVVIGDYRDLDTLRDFARGCDVITFDHEHVPIEHLRALEADGIPVRPGPDALRHAQDKGVMRARLTELGAPCPRHRLVTDPADAAAFAAEVGGFPVVLKTVRGGYDGKGVWVVRSEAEAEPPFRAGVPVLAEEKVDFVRELAANIVRSPHGQAVAYPVVESQQVDGVCDTVIAPAPGLSEELSGEAQRLALRIASELGVVGHLAVELFETRDGRVLVNELAMRPHNSGHWTQDGAITSQFANHVRAVLDLPLGDPRPRAPWTVMCNVLGGDYPDMYPAYLHCMARDPRLKIHMYGKDVKPGRKVGHVNTYGDDLDDVLERARHAAGYLRGTITE from the coding sequence GTGACGTTTCCGGTAGTCGGCATGGTCGGCGGCGGTCAGCTCGCCCGTATGACCCACGAGGCGGGCATCCCCCTCGGCCTCAGATTCAAGCTCCTCAGCGACACCCCGCAGGACTCGGCGGCCCAGGTGGTGAACGATGTCGTCATCGGCGACTATCGCGACCTGGATACGCTGCGTGACTTCGCGCGGGGTTGCGATGTGATCACGTTCGACCATGAACATGTCCCGATCGAGCATTTGCGCGCGCTGGAGGCCGACGGCATCCCCGTCAGGCCCGGTCCCGACGCGCTCAGGCACGCCCAGGACAAGGGCGTGATGCGTGCCCGGCTCACCGAGCTGGGCGCCCCCTGCCCGCGCCACCGCCTGGTGACCGACCCCGCCGACGCCGCTGCCTTCGCCGCCGAGGTGGGCGGCTTCCCCGTCGTCCTCAAGACGGTGCGCGGCGGCTACGACGGCAAGGGAGTCTGGGTCGTACGGTCCGAGGCCGAGGCCGAGCCGCCCTTCCGGGCCGGGGTGCCCGTCCTGGCCGAGGAGAAGGTCGACTTCGTACGCGAGCTGGCGGCGAACATAGTCCGCTCGCCGCACGGCCAGGCCGTGGCCTATCCCGTGGTCGAGTCCCAGCAGGTCGACGGCGTCTGCGACACCGTCATCGCGCCTGCTCCCGGACTCTCCGAGGAGCTGTCCGGCGAGGCCCAGCGGCTCGCGCTGCGGATCGCGTCGGAACTCGGCGTCGTCGGGCACCTCGCGGTGGAACTCTTCGAGACCCGCGACGGACGCGTCCTCGTCAACGAACTGGCCATGCGCCCCCACAACTCCGGGCACTGGACCCAGGACGGCGCGATCACCTCCCAGTTCGCCAACCACGTACGGGCCGTACTCGACCTCCCCCTCGGCGACCCGCGCCCGCGCGCGCCCTGGACGGTCATGTGCAACGTCCTCGGCGGCGACTACCCCGACATGTACCCGGCCTATCTGCACTGCATGGCCAGGGACCCGAGGCTGAAGATCCACATGTACGGCAAGGACGTGAAGCCCGGCCGCAAGGTGGGCCACGTCAACACCTACGGCGACGACCTGGACGACGTGCTGGAGCGCGCCCGCCACGCCGCCGGCTATCTGCGAGGAACGATCACCGAATGA
- the purE gene encoding 5-(carboxyamino)imidazole ribonucleotide mutase yields MIPPLVGVVMGSDSDWPVMEAAAKALHEFDIPYEVDVVSAHRMPREMISYGEHAADRGLKAIIAGAGGAAHLPGMLASVTPLPVIGVPVPLKYLDGMDSLLSIVQMPAGVPVATVSVGGARNAGLLAARILAAHDPELRGRMREFQRDLNDQASEKGKRLRAKVEGSDHFGFGK; encoded by the coding sequence ATGATTCCCCCCCTGGTCGGCGTCGTCATGGGTTCGGACTCCGACTGGCCCGTCATGGAGGCCGCGGCGAAGGCCCTGCACGAGTTCGACATCCCGTACGAGGTCGATGTCGTCTCCGCCCACCGCATGCCGCGCGAGATGATCTCCTACGGCGAGCACGCGGCCGACCGCGGCCTCAAAGCGATCATCGCGGGCGCGGGCGGCGCGGCGCATCTGCCGGGCATGCTGGCCTCGGTGACACCGCTGCCGGTGATCGGTGTCCCCGTACCCCTGAAGTACCTGGACGGCATGGACTCCCTGCTCTCCATCGTGCAGATGCCGGCCGGCGTCCCGGTCGCCACGGTCTCGGTCGGCGGCGCGCGCAACGCGGGGCTGCTGGCCGCCCGTATCCTCGCGGCGCACGACCCCGAGCTGCGCGGCCGGATGCGGGAGTTCCAGCGCGATCTGAACGACCAGGCGTCGGAGAAGGGCAAGCGGCTGCGCGCCAAGGTCGAGGGCTCGGACCACTTCGGATTCGGCAAGTGA
- a CDS encoding dipeptidase: MTPPVPAAGFLDEARALLTDFPVVDGHNDLPWALREHVRYDLDRLDIADDTSAQLHTDLPRLRRGGVGGQFWSVYVRSDMAGDDAVSATLEQIDVVGRLLARYPDDLARALTADDMEAARRQGRIASLMGAEGGHSINNSLATLRALHTLGVRYMTLTHNDNLRWADSATDRPGVGGLSAFGREVVREMNRVGMLVDLSHVAATTMRDALAVTEAPVLFSHSSARAVCDHPRNIPDDVLELLPANGGVAMVTFVPKFILPEAVEWTRRADENMSAHGLHHLATTPEAMKVHEAFEAAHPRPVATVSTVADHLDHMRETAGVDHIGIGGDFDGTPFTPEGLEDVAGYPNLIAELLSRKWSVQDISKLTWQNAVRVLRAAEDVSRSLRTTRAASQATIESLDGPDA; the protein is encoded by the coding sequence GTGACGCCGCCCGTGCCCGCCGCCGGTTTCCTCGACGAGGCCCGCGCCCTGCTCACCGACTTCCCGGTGGTCGACGGCCACAACGACCTGCCGTGGGCGCTGCGCGAGCACGTCCGCTACGACCTGGACCGGCTCGACATCGCCGACGACACCTCGGCGCAGCTCCACACCGACCTGCCGAGGCTGCGGCGCGGCGGGGTCGGCGGCCAGTTCTGGTCCGTGTACGTACGGTCCGACATGGCCGGGGACGACGCGGTCAGCGCGACGCTGGAGCAGATCGACGTCGTCGGCCGGCTCCTCGCCCGCTACCCCGACGACCTGGCCCGCGCCCTGACGGCGGACGACATGGAGGCGGCGCGCCGCCAGGGCCGGATCGCCTCGCTGATGGGCGCCGAGGGCGGCCACTCCATCAACAACTCCCTCGCCACCCTGCGCGCCCTCCACACCCTGGGCGTCCGCTACATGACGCTCACGCACAACGACAACCTGCGCTGGGCCGACTCGGCCACGGACCGGCCGGGCGTGGGCGGGCTCTCCGCCTTCGGCCGCGAGGTAGTCCGGGAGATGAACCGCGTCGGCATGCTGGTCGACCTCTCCCACGTCGCCGCCACCACCATGCGCGACGCGCTCGCCGTGACCGAGGCGCCGGTGCTCTTCTCCCACTCGTCGGCGCGCGCGGTCTGCGACCATCCGCGCAACATCCCGGACGACGTGCTGGAGCTGCTGCCCGCGAACGGCGGCGTCGCGATGGTCACCTTCGTACCGAAGTTCATCCTGCCCGAGGCGGTGGAATGGACCCGGCGGGCGGACGAGAACATGAGCGCCCACGGGCTGCACCACCTCGCCACCACCCCCGAGGCCATGAAGGTCCACGAAGCCTTCGAGGCGGCGCACCCGCGCCCGGTGGCCACGGTCTCGACGGTCGCCGACCACCTCGACCACATGCGCGAGACGGCGGGCGTCGACCACATCGGCATCGGCGGCGACTTCGACGGGACGCCGTTCACGCCGGAGGGCCTGGAGGACGTGGCGGGCTATCCGAACCTGATCGCGGAACTCCTGTCCCGGAAGTGGTCGGTGCAGGACATCTCGAAGCTGACGTGGCAGAACGCGGTACGGGTGCTGCGCGCGGCGGAGGACGTGTCGCGGTCGCTGAGGACCACGCGGGCGGCGTCGCAGGCGACGATCGAGTCGCTGGACGGCCCGGACGCCTGA
- a CDS encoding dipeptidase, translating into MADLRDDPYAPYAATPAAVGTAPPTHEAPAESGGAVESTETVVTAETTETPEAAETAEVVGTVEVVGTAERVRVLLAAHPVLDGHSGLAQLLRHSPPHDLEFGESALDTDLPRLRAGGVGAQFWSLRVPAHEAGHHRAISATLELIDRVRAMVDGCPEGFRLALTSGDVTDARNCGRVASLLGPVAGHALGDSLSVLRAYHALGVRAVTLAGARWADEDGALSRFGQEAVREMNRLGVVVDLSGTREDAMRGVFTVAKAPVLFSHSAARALTDHPANISDAGLALLGANLGVCMVSFAPDQIARAGRPPDLRDVADHLDHVREVAGPRCVGLSGGYGAMADTPRARGLEDASRYPLLLAELLDRGWTDADIAGLTWGNAARVVRDTEFAARTAQQRRGPSTATIEELDGAQAARQRQNGWPAGSA; encoded by the coding sequence ATGGCAGATCTGCGAGACGATCCGTACGCCCCGTACGCCGCGACACCGGCGGCGGTCGGCACGGCCCCACCGACGCACGAGGCTCCGGCCGAGAGCGGCGGGGCCGTCGAGAGCACCGAGACAGTGGTGACGGCCGAGACCACTGAGACTCCTGAGGCCGCCGAGACGGCCGAGGTGGTCGGGACGGTCGAGGTGGTCGGGACAGCGGAACGCGTCCGTGTCCTCCTTGCCGCGCATCCCGTCCTCGACGGCCACAGCGGCCTCGCCCAACTGCTCCGGCACTCGCCCCCGCACGACCTCGAATTCGGCGAGAGCGCCCTCGACACCGACCTCCCCCGGCTGCGCGCGGGCGGCGTCGGCGCGCAGTTCTGGTCGCTGCGCGTCCCGGCGCACGAGGCCGGGCACCACCGCGCCATCAGCGCCACGCTGGAGCTGATCGACCGGGTGCGGGCCATGGTCGACGGCTGCCCCGAAGGGTTCAGACTCGCGCTCACCTCGGGGGACGTCACCGACGCCCGCAACTGCGGGCGCGTCGCCTCCCTGCTCGGGCCGGTCGCCGGGCACGCGCTCGGGGACTCGCTGAGCGTCCTGCGCGCCTACCACGCGCTGGGCGTGCGGGCCGTCACGCTCGCCGGAGCCCGCTGGGCGGACGAAGACGGGGCGCTGAGCCGGTTCGGCCAGGAGGCCGTACGGGAGATGAACCGCCTCGGGGTCGTGGTCGACCTCTCCGGCACCCGCGAGGACGCGATGCGCGGGGTGTTCACCGTGGCCAAGGCGCCGGTCCTGTTCTCCCACTCGGCCGCCCGCGCGCTCACCGACCACCCCGCCAACATCTCGGACGCCGGCCTGGCGCTCCTCGGCGCCAACCTGGGTGTCTGCATGGTGAGTTTCGCCCCGGACCAGATCGCCCGCGCGGGCCGCCCGCCGGACCTCCGGGACGTCGCCGACCACCTCGATCACGTACGCGAGGTGGCGGGCCCGCGGTGCGTGGGCCTCTCCGGCGGGTACGGCGCGATGGCGGACACCCCGCGCGCCCGGGGCCTCGAAGACGCCTCCCGCTACCCGCTGCTGCTCGCCGAACTGCTCGACCGGGGCTGGACGGACGCCGACATCGCCGGGCTGACCTGGGGGAACGCGGCCCGTGTCGTACGGGACACGGAGTTCGCGGCCCGCACCGCCCAGCAGCGGCGCGGACCGTCGACCGCGACGATCGAGGAACTGGACGGCGCTCAGGCGGCGCGGCAGAGACAGAACGGATGGCCGGCGGGGTCCGCGTAG
- a CDS encoding VOC family protein → MALATLNSVVLDCPDPAALARFYADVLGGEVVGNSDGADRWFDLTGVPGAPLAFQAAPGFVPPSWPAADGSQQFHLDLTVPDLDAAEKQVLALGATVLEAADRERSFRVYADPAGHPFCLCRAA, encoded by the coding sequence ATGGCCCTCGCCACTCTCAACAGCGTCGTCCTGGACTGCCCCGACCCCGCCGCCCTCGCCCGCTTCTACGCCGACGTACTGGGCGGCGAGGTCGTCGGCAACAGCGACGGTGCCGACCGGTGGTTCGACCTGACGGGCGTCCCCGGGGCGCCGCTCGCCTTCCAGGCCGCGCCCGGCTTCGTACCCCCGTCGTGGCCGGCGGCCGACGGCTCGCAGCAGTTCCATCTGGATCTGACCGTCCCGGACCTGGACGCGGCGGAGAAGCAGGTGCTGGCCCTCGGCGCGACCGTGCTGGAGGCGGCGGACCGGGAGCGGAGTTTCCGGGTCTACGCGGACCCCGCCGGCCATCCGTTCTGTCTCTGCCGCGCCGCCTGA